One Hevea brasiliensis isolate MT/VB/25A 57/8 chromosome 6, ASM3005281v1, whole genome shotgun sequence genomic window, aaataatttaattgaatatttgacaatttaataattaatattttaaaaatataaaaaattatttcagAAAAGTTCACCCCTCTAAAAAGGCAACAGAACATAGGTGTTAGGCCATCAGGCCCAATAAACTTGTCATTTGGATTTTCGGGGGACAATTGTGGGCTCAAATTTGTGTTCTAATTCTCCTTGTCACTTCCCTTCGAGCAAACGCTCTTATAGGGAAGACAAAAATTTCTGAACCCGGTCCACCCTAACCTGACTTCcatcaattttccctaatcctgccTCAATCTTGATTTATACGGGATGGGGATAAGATAACCTGTCCCGAAACCCCATAACCCATCCTCCAaagtattatattatttttttattaaaagtaatttatttttatatatttatatatttaaatattataattttaataaaatgtataaatatattattaaaataatataaaaattttatatttttaattatattttattttttaataaataactttatattatatattaataaattaaaataaaaaaataaaaaaaatttctcgAGGGAACCCGCTCCGACTCGCTTCCCGGCGGACAATGCCACCCCGAACCACTATGAGTCTAGAATGGAGGAGCAATCCCACCCCCGACTTGCCCCGTTCACATTCCTACTCTCTTCGCTAGGGTTTTTAGTTGAGGAAAACCGATCATTTCTCCAAAACAATggcgtccaaaaccctaattcgaaCCGGAGCTTCATTGATGAACCGCTTGCTCTTATCGAATGCGATTCTCCGCCAAAACCCTAACGCGAATGCTCAAATTGTATGTCACGGCTTTGAAATCACTCCTCAGCTACTCACTTCTCTCTCTAAATTTCAAACATCTCTTCATTTGCCCCAAAATGATGACCATTCCTTCAATAAACTGGCCAGTGAAGAGTTTTTTCATCCCTGTGGTCTCCCTTCTCTCCGCTTCTTCTTGCTGGAcggtactctctctctctcttcttttacAAGGATGTTGTACCATGGAATCTTTT contains:
- the LOC110642283 gene encoding uncharacterized protein LOC110642283 isoform X2 encodes the protein MASKTLIRTGASLMNRLLLSNAILRQNPNANAQIVCHGFEITPQLLTSLSKFQTSLHLPQNDDHSFNKLASEEFFHPCGLPSLRFFLLDGDSSSGPMLLFPKRTFQPSLIRRKRNHGFFARATKGGRKVIARRIAKGRSRITA
- the LOC110642283 gene encoding uncharacterized protein LOC110642283 isoform X1, whose amino-acid sequence is MASKTLIRTGASLMNRLLLSNAILRQNPNANAQIVCHGFEITPQLLTSLSKFQTSLHLPQNDDHSFNKLASEEFFHPCGLPSLRFFLLDGDSSSGPMLLFPKRTFQPSLIRRKRNHGFFARRATKGGRKVIARRIAKGRSRITA